In the Marinomonas algicola genome, one interval contains:
- the metK gene encoding methionine adenosyltransferase — translation MSEYSLFTSESVSEGHPDKIADQVSDAILDAILAEDPEARVACESLVKTGMVLVAGEVRTNAWVDIEEITRKVVREIGYNSSEMGFDWESCAVMNAIGKQSADIAVGVDEAGDHEQGAGDQGLMFGFATNETDVLMPAPITYAHRLVQRQAEVRKNGTLDFLRPDAKSQVTFRYDENGKPCAIDAVVLSTQHSAAVKQSDLREAVMEEIIRPVLPEEWLSKETKYFINPTGQFIIGGPVGDCGLTGRKIIVDTYGGMARHGGGAFSGKDPSKVDRSAAYAGRYVAKNIVAAGLADKCEIQISYAIGVAEPTSISINTFGTGKVSDTVISQLVREHFELRPAGLVKMLDLKRPIYLPTAAYGHFGRTGDNFTWEKTDKAAALKASAGL, via the coding sequence ATGTCAGAATATTCTTTATTTACTTCCGAGTCCGTTTCCGAAGGACACCCAGATAAAATTGCAGACCAAGTGTCTGATGCCATTCTTGATGCTATTCTTGCTGAAGATCCAGAGGCACGTGTTGCTTGTGAAAGCCTGGTAAAAACCGGCATGGTTTTAGTCGCAGGCGAAGTTCGTACAAACGCTTGGGTTGATATTGAAGAAATCACTCGTAAGGTGGTACGTGAAATTGGTTACAACAGTTCTGAGATGGGCTTCGACTGGGAATCCTGTGCTGTCATGAACGCAATTGGTAAGCAATCGGCTGACATTGCTGTTGGCGTAGATGAAGCTGGAGACCATGAACAAGGCGCTGGTGACCAAGGTTTAATGTTTGGTTTCGCCACAAATGAAACAGATGTATTAATGCCAGCGCCAATCACCTATGCCCACCGCTTAGTTCAACGCCAAGCAGAAGTACGTAAAAACGGTACGTTGGACTTTCTTCGTCCAGATGCAAAAAGCCAAGTCACCTTTCGATATGACGAAAACGGCAAACCATGCGCCATTGACGCCGTTGTCCTGTCTACTCAACACAGTGCCGCCGTAAAACAAAGCGATCTTCGCGAAGCTGTTATGGAAGAAATCATTAGACCAGTGCTTCCGGAAGAATGGCTTTCTAAAGAAACCAAATACTTCATCAACCCAACAGGTCAGTTCATTATCGGTGGCCCGGTTGGTGATTGCGGTCTAACAGGTCGTAAAATCATCGTAGATACATACGGTGGTATGGCGCGTCACGGCGGCGGCGCATTCTCAGGCAAAGACCCATCTAAAGTGGATCGCTCGGCCGCTTATGCAGGTCGCTATGTGGCGAAAAACATCGTTGCTGCAGGCCTAGCTGACAAATGTGAAATTCAAATCTCTTACGCTATTGGCGTAGCTGAACCAACCTCCATCAGCATTAACACTTTTGGTACAGGTAAAGTGAGCGATACCGTCATCAGTCAATTGGTACGTGAACATTTTGAATTGCGCCCAGCAGGACTGGTTAAAATGCTTGATTTGAAACGTCCTATTTACCTTCCAACAGCCGCATACGGGCACTTTGGTCGTACTGGCGACAACTTTACTTGGGAAAAAACGGACAAAGCCGCTGCATTGAAAGCATCTGCTGGTTTATAA
- a CDS encoding 16S rRNA (uracil(1498)-N(3))-methyltransferase yields MRIPRVYIDLPLSENTRFSLPEATFHYLCKVLRLKSEHPLIVFNGKGGQYNATLKQVEKRTAEVDTHGFIELHNESPIKVAIGQTLSRGERMDYAIQKAVEAGVYSIQPLFSERCEVKLNDSRIEKRVQHWQQIAISAAEQSGRGIVPKVHSPMPLEEWTSNCNEMLKLTLHHRTKKELTKLSKPSDNTVAVLIGPEGGLTENEVKLSEKQGFTSISLGPRVLRTETAPIVILTTLNVMWGDIS; encoded by the coding sequence ATGCGTATACCTAGAGTTTATATCGACCTACCACTTTCTGAAAACACCCGTTTTTCACTTCCCGAAGCAACCTTTCATTATCTGTGTAAAGTACTACGATTAAAGTCTGAACACCCATTAATTGTTTTTAATGGTAAAGGCGGTCAATATAACGCCACTCTTAAGCAAGTTGAAAAGCGCACCGCTGAAGTCGACACCCATGGTTTTATTGAGCTACACAATGAATCGCCAATTAAAGTGGCTATCGGGCAAACTCTTTCAAGAGGTGAAAGAATGGACTACGCTATTCAGAAAGCCGTCGAAGCTGGCGTATACTCAATACAACCTTTATTCAGTGAGCGATGTGAAGTAAAACTCAACGACAGTCGAATAGAAAAACGCGTCCAACACTGGCAACAGATCGCAATTAGTGCCGCCGAACAAAGTGGCCGTGGCATAGTACCAAAAGTGCATTCTCCAATGCCATTAGAGGAATGGACATCGAATTGTAACGAAATGTTAAAACTCACTTTACATCACCGCACAAAAAAAGAGCTAACAAAACTATCCAAACCATCCGATAATACAGTTGCTGTTTTAATTGGGCCAGAAGGAGGGCTAACAGAGAACGAAGTTAAACTCTCCGAAAAACAAGGATTTACATCAATATCTTTAGGTCCAAGAGTGCTTAGAACAGAAACAGCACCGATTGTAATATTGACAACACTGAATGTAATGTGGGGAGACATTTCCTAA
- a CDS encoding TolC family outer membrane protein, whose amino-acid sequence MNKFSKTVLLTSILYSAASSALTLEEATYIAIENDPTVRQAISTYNENKSQIEISNSGYRPSLDLNAGVGRETTYNEGADDVDLTRRELSLSFSQPLFRGFQTQNEVKRTKNETEASRWSALIAVENASLNVADAYTNVLRYRELLKLSDLNLKTHERIYSQIKLKSDTGVGRKSDLTLITARLAKAHSNRLAALNNLVDAKSQYLYVVGELPPENMIYPIPDRDLLPTTLEMAIEEAIAKNPAIEVTNWDVKATENAKSSSDATNYPQLDFVVERTWDDNIDGAEGASEDLLAMVRLNYNLYNGGSDTQRRKIAEQQILQASEVRRSTIRDTELTVRLAWAAYKSTAAQKKHIQQHVIATKQSQKAYESQFRLGRRTLLDVLDSENELFEARQSYVNADYDEQFAEFRLFNAKGELMRALRIYRPAILGFEDQIEDESIISTEQTISAIDRLKTVEAESVSDPESILPSSEELFIDSETGSGW is encoded by the coding sequence ATGAATAAGTTTTCAAAAACAGTTCTACTCACATCAATTCTATACAGTGCAGCAAGTTCGGCACTGACTTTAGAAGAAGCGACATATATAGCTATAGAAAATGACCCTACTGTGCGTCAAGCAATTTCGACATACAATGAAAACAAAAGCCAGATTGAAATCTCCAACTCTGGCTATAGACCTAGCTTAGATTTAAACGCAGGTGTCGGTAGAGAAACCACCTACAATGAGGGTGCTGACGATGTGGATTTAACACGTCGAGAACTTTCTCTGTCTTTCTCTCAGCCGTTATTCAGAGGCTTCCAAACTCAGAACGAAGTAAAAAGAACCAAGAATGAAACAGAGGCAAGCCGTTGGAGCGCTCTTATAGCCGTAGAAAACGCGTCCCTAAATGTTGCTGACGCTTACACTAATGTATTGCGTTATAGAGAGCTTTTAAAGCTCTCTGATCTCAACCTAAAAACTCACGAGCGCATTTACTCACAGATCAAGTTAAAAAGTGATACAGGAGTTGGACGTAAATCCGATCTAACTCTAATAACAGCGCGCTTAGCAAAAGCCCACTCCAATCGCTTGGCCGCTCTAAACAACCTAGTTGACGCTAAAAGCCAATATCTTTATGTTGTCGGTGAGCTTCCACCTGAAAATATGATTTACCCTATTCCAGATCGTGACCTTTTGCCGACCACTCTTGAAATGGCAATAGAAGAAGCCATTGCAAAAAATCCGGCCATTGAAGTTACCAACTGGGATGTTAAAGCGACGGAAAATGCTAAATCTTCTAGTGACGCTACCAACTACCCTCAACTAGATTTTGTTGTTGAACGGACATGGGACGACAACATAGATGGCGCAGAAGGCGCTTCTGAAGACCTTCTGGCAATGGTTCGCTTAAATTACAATTTGTACAATGGTGGCTCTGATACACAAAGACGCAAAATTGCTGAGCAACAAATATTGCAAGCCTCTGAAGTTCGCCGCAGCACAATAAGAGATACAGAACTGACGGTTCGCTTGGCTTGGGCTGCGTACAAATCAACAGCAGCGCAAAAGAAACACATTCAACAGCACGTTATCGCCACCAAGCAATCTCAAAAAGCCTATGAAAGTCAATTCAGATTAGGACGTCGAACATTATTAGATGTTCTAGACAGTGAAAACGAACTTTTTGAAGCAAGACAGAGCTATGTAAATGCTGATTATGACGAACAATTTGCCGAGTTCAGACTATTTAATGCTAAAGGCGAACTAATGAGAGCGCTACGTATTTATAGACCTGCTATTTTAGGCTTTGAAGACCAGATTGAGGATGAATCTATCATCTCAACAGAGCAAACAATCAGCGCCATTGACAGGCTAAAAACGGTAGAGGCTGAATCGGTAAGTGATCCAGAAAGCATCCTACCTTCAAGCGAAGAACTATTCATAGACTCTGAAACTGGCAGCGGTTGGTAA
- a CDS encoding OmpA family protein, which produces MKTIGLCICLILLSSQSMAFSVYGDQLDREELKDDDLDGVINVRDACPNTPRNAAIDNIGCHEESTKLLSVELNILFDSGRHEVKPQYYKEVKKLADFLNDNPGSTAVIEGHTDNIGSSDSNELLSQRRASAIVDVLISSFNIDENILRGIGYGESKPIASNDNGIGRAQNRRVVAEVFAQSTAKIERWDIYSVDR; this is translated from the coding sequence ATGAAAACGATTGGATTATGCATTTGTTTAATATTGCTGTCTTCACAGTCAATGGCATTCTCTGTTTATGGAGATCAGCTAGATCGTGAAGAACTTAAAGACGATGACTTAGATGGTGTCATTAATGTACGTGATGCGTGCCCTAACACGCCAAGAAATGCGGCTATAGATAATATAGGGTGTCATGAAGAAAGCACCAAACTGCTGTCTGTAGAGCTTAATATTTTATTTGATTCGGGAAGGCATGAAGTAAAACCTCAATATTATAAAGAGGTGAAAAAACTGGCCGATTTTTTAAATGATAACCCGGGAAGTACGGCTGTGATTGAGGGCCATACAGATAATATAGGATCATCTGATTCCAATGAACTTCTCTCTCAGCGTAGAGCTTCGGCTATCGTCGACGTATTAATAAGCAGTTTCAATATTGATGAAAATATTCTACGTGGTATTGGCTATGGTGAAAGCAAACCTATTGCGTCAAATGACAATGGTATAGGTAGGGCACAAAACCGCCGAGTTGTCGCGGAAGTTTTTGCGCAATCTACAGCAAAAATTGAGCGATGGGATATTTATAGCGTTGATAGATAA
- the gshB gene encoding glutathione synthase — protein sequence MTIKLGIVMDPIASINYKKDTSLAMLWAAAEKGWELFYIEQKDLFLESGKAFAITKNLHVFKDPEKFYTLGEERKTSLADLNVILMRKDPPFDGEFVYSTMILEQAEREGTLVVNKPSSLRDCNEKLFATQFPECCPPVLVTRRADLLKQFHKDHGDVIFKPLDGMGGTSIFRLRHDDPNVSVIIETLTNMGTEQIMAQKFIPEITQGDKRILIVDGEPVPYALARIPASGETRGNLAAGGRGEGRPLSERDLWICNQVIPTLKEKGLLFVGLDVIGDYLTEINVTSPTCVRELNNQYNLDIAMDLIRAIEKRLN from the coding sequence ATGACCATTAAGCTTGGCATCGTTATGGACCCTATTGCGTCTATAAACTACAAGAAAGACACGTCTCTCGCTATGCTCTGGGCCGCTGCAGAAAAAGGCTGGGAGCTTTTCTACATCGAGCAAAAAGACTTATTTTTAGAGTCAGGCAAAGCCTTTGCTATAACCAAAAATCTACACGTCTTCAAAGATCCAGAAAAATTCTATACGCTAGGAGAGGAAAGAAAAACTTCATTAGCAGATTTGAATGTTATTTTAATGCGTAAGGACCCTCCATTTGATGGCGAATTTGTCTATAGCACTATGATTTTAGAGCAAGCGGAACGAGAAGGAACCCTAGTCGTCAATAAGCCTTCGAGCTTACGTGACTGTAACGAAAAACTTTTTGCAACACAGTTTCCAGAATGCTGCCCTCCCGTTCTGGTAACGCGCCGCGCAGACTTGTTAAAACAATTTCACAAAGATCATGGTGATGTGATCTTTAAGCCGTTAGATGGCATGGGAGGAACATCCATATTTCGTCTGCGCCATGATGACCCTAATGTAAGTGTCATTATTGAAACATTAACAAATATGGGCACTGAACAAATCATGGCTCAGAAATTCATCCCAGAAATCACTCAAGGCGATAAACGTATTCTTATTGTAGACGGAGAGCCGGTCCCATATGCTCTAGCGCGTATCCCTGCTTCAGGAGAAACCAGAGGCAACCTAGCCGCTGGAGGCCGTGGTGAAGGTAGACCACTTTCAGAGCGTGACCTTTGGATTTGCAACCAAGTCATCCCAACATTAAAAGAAAAAGGGCTGCTCTTTGTAGGTCTTGATGTCATTGGCGACTATCTAACCGAAATCAATGTAACCAGCCCAACATGCGTTAGAGAGCTCAATAATCAATACAATCTAGACATTGCAATGGACTTAATTCGAGCCATAGAGAAACGTTTGAACTAG
- a CDS encoding energy transducer TonB: protein MRTADRFSIALFAAISMHVLMVVFINFELNLALPPSKSLEITIVQHKSEAPKEADFIAQANQQASGTEVRKEKLTSTEEAQFIADEIREITPPVKPQLASNTDIKEKKIISSQQDSIFKVLEEPDDNNQTLEEKFIGQTQLPSRLSSDIASLEALLDKQRQEFAKRPRIRRLTSVSAKSSVDAQYLDDWRRRIERIGNIHYPIEAKRNKLYGKLRLAVSLSSNGYVKEIDILHSSGVRVLDDAAIRIVRLAEPFQPFPAELSKEVDQLEIIRTWQFISGNQLQSQ from the coding sequence ATGCGTACAGCAGATCGATTCTCAATTGCATTATTTGCCGCCATAAGCATGCATGTACTTATGGTGGTTTTTATTAACTTTGAGTTAAACCTAGCACTCCCCCCCTCTAAATCATTAGAGATCACCATTGTTCAACATAAATCAGAAGCGCCAAAAGAAGCTGACTTTATCGCTCAAGCAAACCAGCAAGCCAGTGGCACAGAGGTTCGAAAAGAAAAACTAACCTCGACCGAAGAGGCCCAATTCATCGCTGATGAAATTAGAGAAATAACCCCTCCTGTTAAGCCACAGCTGGCCTCTAATACCGACATAAAAGAGAAAAAAATCATTTCATCTCAACAGGATTCAATATTCAAAGTACTTGAGGAACCTGATGACAACAATCAAACTCTAGAAGAAAAATTTATCGGCCAAACTCAATTACCGAGCCGTTTGTCGTCAGATATAGCAAGCTTAGAAGCTCTGCTAGATAAACAAAGGCAAGAATTTGCCAAAAGACCAAGAATCAGACGACTCACCTCAGTTTCAGCCAAGTCTTCCGTTGATGCACAGTACCTAGACGATTGGAGACGAAGAATAGAGCGAATTGGCAACATCCACTACCCTATTGAAGCAAAGCGAAATAAACTCTATGGTAAGCTGCGCCTTGCCGTCTCTCTCTCATCAAACGGATACGTAAAGGAAATAGACATCTTGCACTCTTCAGGCGTAAGGGTTCTCGATGATGCCGCCATTCGAATTGTTCGGTTGGCCGAGCCATTTCAACCCTTCCCAGCAGAGCTATCAAAGGAAGTCGATCAGTTAGAAATCATTCGAACATGGCAGTTCATTTCTGGCAATCAATTACAAAGCCAGTAG
- the rpoH gene encoding RNA polymerase sigma factor RpoH — protein sequence MGKALQPIDIMTPGQNLESYIQAVSTIPILTAEEEHQLAERLYYQEDLEAARTLVMSHLRFVVHIAKSYSGYGLNQGDLIQEGNVGLMKAVKRFNPEVGVRLVSFAVHWIKAEIHEFILKNWRIVKVATTKAQRKMFFNLRSAKKTLSWFSHKEVESVAEDLGVSPEVVRQMEGRMSSSDMTFDASSDDDDDSAFQAPANYLEDHRYDPAQLLENGNWEEDSNRRLEEAMSVLDDRSRNILVQRWLSDGKSTLHELADEYGVSAERIRQLEKNAMKKIRESMGENQFS from the coding sequence ATGGGTAAAGCTCTTCAGCCTATTGATATTATGACTCCAGGTCAAAATCTTGAGTCGTACATTCAGGCAGTTAGCACGATTCCAATTCTAACTGCTGAAGAAGAACACCAGTTAGCAGAACGTCTTTATTATCAAGAGGACCTTGAAGCCGCTAGAACCTTGGTAATGTCTCATTTGCGTTTTGTTGTACATATTGCAAAAAGCTATTCCGGTTACGGTTTGAATCAAGGTGATTTAATCCAAGAAGGTAATGTTGGCTTGATGAAAGCGGTAAAGCGTTTTAATCCTGAAGTTGGGGTTCGCTTAGTTTCATTTGCCGTTCACTGGATTAAAGCAGAAATTCATGAGTTCATACTTAAGAATTGGCGTATTGTGAAAGTTGCGACAACCAAAGCCCAACGTAAAATGTTTTTTAATTTACGCAGTGCTAAGAAAACATTGTCTTGGTTTAGCCACAAAGAAGTAGAGTCAGTGGCAGAGGATCTAGGCGTTTCTCCTGAGGTTGTTCGTCAAATGGAAGGACGTATGAGTTCTTCTGATATGACATTTGACGCGTCTTCGGATGACGATGATGATAGCGCATTTCAAGCACCAGCAAATTATCTAGAGGATCATCGTTATGATCCTGCTCAATTATTAGAGAATGGTAACTGGGAAGAAGACTCTAATAGACGACTTGAAGAAGCCATGTCTGTATTAGATGACAGAAGCCGTAACATTTTGGTTCAACGTTGGTTATCTGATGGAAAGTCAACATTGCATGAATTGGCTGATGAGTATGGCGTTTCTGCAGAGCGTATTCGCCAGCTTGAAAAGAACGCTATGAAAAAAATTAGAGAATCGATGGGTGAAAATCAGTTTTCATAA
- the ftsX gene encoding permease-like cell division protein FtsX, whose product MSQKPEPRGATRQSTSVVTPNTKTRLSTPFHFSSYLRDHQGTLLESLMRLMQDPLASIMTVMVIAIALSLPGGLYVGLKNVQSITDQWDKQSIISLYLFADLEDTKALSLSHQLSSRNDVLNVMYVSKEEGMRYFEQSSGYEQILSALPENPLPIVLQVIPAYDVSVDTLPRLESLRNDLANFSEVEYAELDAQWLHRLASVLSFGQRFIYALSALLVGAVLLIVGNTIRMAVESRRDEVLVMKLVGATDSFIRRPFLYMGFWFGVLGGMLASITILCVSLWVSTPAERIIALYQSDFSLQYFNADEVVLCLTMSAIIGVVGAWVAVNRHISDIELQ is encoded by the coding sequence ATGTCTCAGAAGCCTGAACCTAGAGGTGCAACGCGGCAGTCTACGAGCGTTGTCACGCCTAATACAAAAACGCGGCTGTCAACGCCTTTTCATTTCTCAAGCTATCTCCGTGATCACCAAGGCACGTTACTAGAAAGTTTGATGCGTCTAATGCAGGACCCCTTAGCTAGTATTATGACGGTCATGGTGATCGCGATTGCTTTATCCTTACCTGGCGGTTTATACGTGGGGTTAAAAAATGTTCAATCAATTACGGATCAATGGGATAAGCAATCTATTATTAGTTTGTATTTGTTTGCCGATCTTGAAGATACAAAGGCTTTGTCGTTATCGCATCAGTTGTCTAGTCGTAATGACGTGTTAAATGTAATGTATGTTTCCAAAGAAGAGGGAATGAGGTACTTCGAGCAATCGAGTGGGTACGAGCAAATCTTATCGGCCTTACCTGAAAACCCTTTACCAATTGTCCTTCAAGTGATTCCCGCTTATGATGTTTCAGTTGATACCTTGCCTCGTTTGGAATCCCTGAGAAATGACTTGGCTAACTTTTCTGAGGTTGAGTACGCGGAGCTAGATGCTCAATGGCTGCACCGATTGGCAAGTGTGTTAAGCTTTGGGCAGCGCTTTATTTATGCGCTTTCGGCGCTTTTGGTGGGCGCTGTTTTATTGATAGTCGGAAATACCATTCGAATGGCTGTTGAAAGCCGTCGAGATGAAGTGCTTGTTATGAAGCTTGTTGGTGCGACTGATTCATTTATCCGACGACCCTTTCTATATATGGGGTTTTGGTTTGGTGTGCTGGGTGGCATGTTGGCGAGTATAACGATTTTATGTGTTAGCCTTTGGGTAAGCACGCCCGCGGAGAGAATTATTGCGTTATATCAAAGCGACTTTTCATTGCAGTATTTTAATGCAGATGAAGTTGTTTTATGCTTAACTATGAGCGCAATCATTGGTGTTGTGGGTGCATGGGTAGCTGTTAATAGACATATTTCAGATATAGAATTACAGTGA
- the ftsE gene encoding cell division ATP-binding protein FtsE, with protein sequence MEIEFQRVGKKYETGQEALSQVSFHLQQGEMAFLTGHSGAGKSTLLKLIMMIERQSTGKIIIDGEDLYTLSRKYIPYHRRKVGVVFQNHQLLFDRSVFHNVALPLQVSGADPLHIAKRVRAALDKVGLLGKEKYNPMALSGGEQQRIGIARAVVNKPQLLLADEPTGNLDPRLSSEIMNLFQEFNRVGVTVLVASHDLSLIARMQHRVLTLNQGRIVNDGGFS encoded by the coding sequence GTGGAAATTGAATTTCAACGTGTCGGCAAAAAATATGAAACGGGGCAAGAAGCGCTTAGTCAAGTTAGTTTTCATTTGCAACAAGGTGAAATGGCTTTTCTTACAGGCCACTCTGGCGCAGGTAAAAGTACCCTATTAAAATTGATTATGATGATTGAACGTCAAAGTACGGGGAAAATCATTATTGATGGGGAAGATCTGTACACCTTGAGTCGAAAATACATCCCGTATCATAGACGAAAAGTGGGTGTGGTATTTCAAAATCATCAACTTTTGTTTGATCGGAGTGTCTTTCATAATGTTGCCTTACCGCTCCAAGTCAGTGGCGCTGACCCTTTGCACATTGCTAAACGTGTCAGGGCGGCATTAGACAAAGTGGGTTTATTAGGGAAAGAGAAATATAACCCTATGGCACTATCTGGTGGTGAACAGCAACGTATAGGTATTGCCAGAGCTGTGGTAAATAAACCTCAGCTTTTGTTGGCTGATGAACCAACTGGAAACTTAGATCCTCGTCTATCTTCAGAAATAATGAATCTTTTCCAAGAATTTAACCGAGTGGGCGTCACCGTTTTAGTTGCCAGTCATGACTTGTCTTTGATCGCTCGTATGCAACATAGAGTACTGACGCTTAATCAAGGTAGGATTGTAAATGATGGAGGGTTTAGCTAA
- the ftsY gene encoding signal recognition particle-docking protein FtsY has translation MEFVNQIISFFTPYLGEYARYVPIVIGTLMALIAFYIRRGYTKKIGTEIKEAHKKDSENSNDDTSSLPAEQNLSAEASMENSIVNDDTSPKVIDKDQAEIALSSVKTVNKTTVEDVTQPIVAEKPEVVAGKPEVVVEKTEGLSWSQRIKAGLSRTRNGFGNGLASLVVGRKQIDDELLEDIETQLLTADVGVDATQTLLASITDKLGRKELKDSDALLSSLKLELKEMLSESEKPLQTGQQEGPFVILMVGVNGVGKTTTIGKLTKKFQAEGKSVLLAAGDTFRAAAVEQLQVWGERNDVPVIAQHSGADSASVIFDAIESAKAKGIDIVIADTAGRLQNKSNLMNELSKVVRVMKKLDVNAPHEVMLVLDAGTGQNALSQAKLFTEAVGVSGITLTKLDGTAKGGIIFAIAKQFAIPIRFIGVGEQVDDLRPFVGEEFVDALFEEA, from the coding sequence ATGGAATTTGTAAATCAAATTATTAGTTTTTTTACTCCTTATTTAGGAGAGTACGCACGCTACGTCCCCATTGTTATTGGTACGCTGATGGCGTTAATCGCATTTTACATTCGACGTGGCTATACCAAAAAAATAGGTACAGAAATAAAAGAAGCCCATAAAAAGGATTCAGAAAACTCGAATGATGATACTTCCTCCCTGCCTGCAGAACAAAATTTATCCGCTGAAGCCAGTATGGAAAACTCGATTGTTAATGACGATACAAGTCCTAAGGTCATCGACAAGGATCAAGCGGAAATCGCCCTGTCGTCTGTCAAAACGGTTAATAAGACCACAGTTGAAGACGTTACTCAGCCAATAGTAGCTGAAAAACCAGAAGTAGTGGCTGGAAAGCCAGAAGTAGTCGTTGAAAAAACAGAAGGCCTTAGCTGGTCCCAGCGAATAAAAGCGGGCTTATCTCGAACTCGTAATGGTTTTGGGAATGGTTTAGCTTCCCTAGTGGTTGGGCGCAAACAAATTGACGATGAGTTGCTAGAGGATATTGAGACTCAACTATTAACCGCGGATGTTGGTGTGGATGCGACACAAACCTTATTAGCTTCTATTACCGACAAACTAGGCCGAAAAGAGTTAAAAGATTCAGATGCGTTATTGTCTTCCTTAAAGCTCGAGTTAAAAGAGATGTTGTCTGAATCTGAAAAACCATTACAAACTGGTCAGCAAGAAGGGCCTTTTGTTATTCTTATGGTGGGTGTGAATGGTGTGGGTAAAACGACCACCATAGGGAAATTGACGAAAAAATTTCAAGCGGAAGGGAAAAGCGTACTTCTTGCGGCTGGTGATACATTTCGAGCGGCCGCTGTAGAGCAGTTACAAGTATGGGGTGAAAGGAATGATGTCCCTGTTATTGCTCAGCATTCAGGCGCGGATTCGGCCTCTGTTATTTTTGACGCTATTGAGTCGGCGAAAGCAAAAGGCATTGATATTGTCATTGCTGACACGGCCGGGCGTTTGCAGAATAAGAGTAATTTAATGAACGAGCTTTCCAAGGTTGTTCGGGTGATGAAAAAGCTTGATGTAAATGCTCCCCACGAAGTGATGCTTGTTCTGGATGCTGGGACGGGTCAAAATGCGTTGAGTCAAGCGAAGTTGTTTACTGAAGCGGTTGGGGTAAGTGGTATTACACTGACTAAATTAGATGGTACGGCCAAAGGCGGTATTATCTTTGCCATTGCGAAACAATTTGCTATACCTATACGTTTTATTGGTGTTGGTGAGCAAGTTGACGATTTACGACCTTTTGTCGGAGAAGAGTTTGTCGACGCCTTATTTGAGGAAGCCTAG